The stretch of DNA GCAAAGCCCGGGGCAGCAGTACCCGGCATCCCTTCAAAAGATGGAAAGGCAGTAATGCCGCAGAGATTTGATAAAGAACAATTTGATAAACTCGGTGTTGCATGGACACGGGACCCGTTCCTCCTGCCAAAATCCAGGGAAGAAAAAAGGCTGGGACAGGCGCAGGGACAGGAGATCAGCTTTAAGCTTGTCGCGATCATGGAAAGAGGAAACGAAAGGGTCGCGATCATAGACCACGAGGTTGTAAAGAAAGGCGATATAATAGGCGGTGAAACGGTACAGGATATACAAAAAGACAAGGTGATACTCGTTCGGAGCGGTTTAAAGAGAGTACTCAACCTGGTAAAGATAGAGGACATGGTAACCCAGGAAGAAACGCCGAAAACAAAAGGTACGGAGAGGGCGAAATGAAAAAAGGACTTATTTTTATTGTAATGTTGCTTGTCCTGGTATCCTGCGCGCATACCGACCAGGCGAAGGAAAAACAGCCTGCAGAGACCAAAGCAACAGCAAAACCGGTTGATATCCCGAGCCCGGTATCCTTCCAGATGGAAAAGGCAAAAGCGCCCGACAATGCCAGACCCCAGGATTATTTCTCTTTCTCGTTGCGGGATGCGGACGTAAAGGATATCCTCAGGGCTATCGCGAAACAGACAAATTATAATGTGGTAACAGAACCTGATGTAAGGGGAATAACGACTGTCGACCTGAAGAACGTGACCCTTGAAAAGGCGCTGGAATATATCCTCGAGCCGCTGGGTTTTGCTTATAAGATCGAGGGGCGCACCATCTATGCCTCGAAGCCGAAAGTAGAGACAAAGATATATACGATCAATTACCTTGCCTTAAAGAAGATCGGCACGAGTACGATCGAGTGGAAAAGCGGCGGTTCTTCCAGCACATCGGGCACGGGAGGAACAACCAGTTCAGAAGCGAAAACCCTTGAAGTAAAAAGCGAGACCGATTCAGACCTGTGGAAAAGCCTTGAAGATAATATAAAGGCCATATTATCTCCCGATGCAAAACCTGTTATCAACAGGCAGACATTTACGATAATGATAACGGACTATCCAAAAAATTTACAACGTGTATCGATGTTTTTAGAGAGCCTTGAATCCACCCTGCACAGGCAGATCATGATCGAGGCAAAGATCGTCGAAGTAAGATTATCCGAGGGTTTCAGGCAAGGTATAAACTGGGAGCTTGTCAATGCGAGAATTGGAAGTTTGGCAACGATTAGCGCCAGGCAAAACTTTCCGGCACCAGCATCTTTCCTGGCAGACTATACGGAATCTTTTCGTTTCTTTGTTGGCTCACCTTCTTCGGGGCAATTGAACATTACCAATACCTATATTGATCTTTTAAAGGCGCAGGGTGAAACGAGGGTGCTCGCGACCCCAAAGATCGCGACCCTTAACAACCAGAGGGCAGTCATCAAATCGACAACACAAGAGGTCTACTTCGAGGAACAGCAATCTGCGACAGGCACTGCCGGGGCTATCGCAACCTATAGCCCAAGGTTTATGAACGTCGGAATAGTCCTCGACGTTATTCCGCAGATCGATAATGAAGGCAACATTATCCTCAGCTTACATCCTATCTATTCAACCAAAGATGGTTCTGTCCATTCGCCTGATCCCCTCTCTCTTGGTACAGTTCCTGTTATATCTACAAGGGAAACAGATACTATTGTACGGGTAAAAGACGGTGAAACGGTTATTATTGCCGGTCTCTTATACGAGACAAAATATCAGGACGAAAAGAGCATACCGGGTTTTGGTTCCATCCCCTTGTTTGGCTATCTTTTCAGATCAAGTGCGGAAACGACTAAAAGCAATGAACTCATCATATTCTTAACGCCACGGATCGTATACAATAAGGCTGCGAAATGAGCATAATCCTTGATGCACTGAAAAAGGCTCAAAAGGAGAGAAAGAAGACTACTCCCGATGTCCCCTTTAACCTGCCTGGTCCAAAGAAGAAACCAAGACTCCTTGTTTATGGTATCCTGCTTGTCTGTGTACTTGCTGTGCTGGGCTATCTTTTCATCCCGGCATTCCATAGACCCAAACCGATTGTAACAGCCGTTATCCCACCCGCCCCTCCGAAACAGCAGGCTGTGAAGATGGAAATACCACCTCAAAAGCCCGTTGCAGAGGTTGTAAAGAAAGAGCCGGTCCCGGTAAAGGAAGCTCCCTTGCAGGCAACCGAAGCGGCACCTGAAGGAAAAAAGGTATCTGTTGCTATCCCACGAAAGACCGTTGTTCAGGATAGGAAAAAAACGAAGGAGATACCCGCAAAGGCAATGCCGGTGAAAATGACGGCCGCTGCAAAGCCTGTTAAAAAGATAGCAGCGCCTGCCAAAAAGACCGACGAGTTAAAAGAAGACGAGAAGGTTGTCACGAAGGCAACAGATAACGAGAAGACCGATTTATTATACAACGAGGCTGCAACGGCTCTCCAGGCAGGCAGTTTTGGTGAGGCGAAAAGAATATACCTCTCCATCATAGCCATAAAACCAGACCACGTGGAAGCCCTGAACAATCTCGGCGTTATTGCTATCCAGGAAGGAGATCCAAAAGGGGCGCTCTTTTATTTCAAAAGGATCCTCGAGTTTCAGAAGACTTATCCAAAGGCATATAACAACATCGGTCTTCTGATGATGGGTGAAGGTGATACAAAACTTGCCGAGGAGTATTTCAGAAAGGCGATCATTATGGAACCCGACAGCATCGAGCCCTATTTAAACCTTTCAGC from Syntrophorhabdaceae bacterium encodes:
- a CDS encoding secretin and TonB N-terminal domain-containing protein; the encoded protein is MKKGLIFIVMLLVLVSCAHTDQAKEKQPAETKATAKPVDIPSPVSFQMEKAKAPDNARPQDYFSFSLRDADVKDILRAIAKQTNYNVVTEPDVRGITTVDLKNVTLEKALEYILEPLGFAYKIEGRTIYASKPKVETKIYTINYLALKKIGTSTIEWKSGGSSSTSGTGGTTSSEAKTLEVKSETDSDLWKSLEDNIKAILSPDAKPVINRQTFTIMITDYPKNLQRVSMFLESLESTLHRQIMIEAKIVEVRLSEGFRQGINWELVNARIGSLATISARQNFPAPASFLADYTESFRFFVGSPSSGQLNITNTYIDLLKAQGETRVLATPKIATLNNQRAVIKSTTQEVYFEEQQSATGTAGAIATYSPRFMNVGIVLDVIPQIDNEGNIILSLHPIYSTKDGSVHSPDPLSLGTVPVISTRETDTIVRVKDGETVIIAGLLYETKYQDEKSIPGFGSIPLFGYLFRSSAETTKSNELIIFLTPRIVYNKAAK
- a CDS encoding tetratricopeptide repeat protein, whose protein sequence is MSIILDALKKAQKERKKTTPDVPFNLPGPKKKPRLLVYGILLVCVLAVLGYLFIPAFHRPKPIVTAVIPPAPPKQQAVKMEIPPQKPVAEVVKKEPVPVKEAPLQATEAAPEGKKVSVAIPRKTVVQDRKKTKEIPAKAMPVKMTAAAKPVKKIAAPAKKTDELKEDEKVVTKATDNEKTDLLYNEAATALQAGSFGEAKRIYLSIIAIKPDHVEALNNLGVIAIQEGDPKGALFYFKRILEFQKTYPKAYNNIGLLMMGEGDTKLAEEYFRKAIIMEPDSIEPYLNLSALLRSDGRLDEASRLLQIPIQKRVRNPALFLSYAIIQDTMGKTKDAARYYRQYLGTVKSSESSKEVIERLRFLEENRNPERR